The following are encoded in a window of Telmatobacter sp. DSM 110680 genomic DNA:
- a CDS encoding glycosyltransferase, giving the protein MLYVLIAIAAVGLISSTVFAGMVLAAVPRFLRERRAAETEVRKRPRFTPPLTLLKPLAGGEPDLETHLASFFEQDYPTFEILFCARQADDAGLEIARRVAARYPQIPAKFMSTGEPPYINAKVASMELMEKSAAYDILVISDSDVRVTSDYLRAVALPFADGKVGGMCCLYRGIAAGGGLWARLEAVGMSVEMTAGVLVARMMEGMQFVLGPTMAFRRDVIRRMGGFEVTADYCADDFVLGNETHRLGQTVVLSHHAIDHIVINLSLMSSLKHQVRWMKSTRFSRPKGHFGTALTFSMPFGLLGLAAGLLLGQPLWGVALLAWGVATRLALSITVGRMVVRDPSWFNLLVLYPMRDLMGFFFWAASYMGSRILWRGRVFQLLPGGKMRAAE; this is encoded by the coding sequence ATGTTGTACGTCCTCATTGCAATCGCTGCCGTTGGCCTCATTAGTTCTACGGTTTTTGCCGGCATGGTTTTGGCGGCAGTGCCGCGGTTCTTGCGCGAGCGGCGAGCTGCTGAAACCGAGGTTCGCAAGCGGCCGAGGTTTACGCCTCCTCTGACATTGCTGAAGCCTTTGGCGGGTGGGGAGCCGGATTTGGAAACACACCTGGCGAGTTTCTTCGAGCAGGACTATCCCACGTTTGAGATTTTGTTTTGTGCGCGGCAGGCGGATGATGCTGGCCTCGAGATTGCGCGGCGCGTGGCTGCGCGGTACCCGCAGATTCCTGCGAAGTTCATGTCAACGGGTGAGCCGCCTTACATCAACGCCAAGGTGGCTTCGATGGAGCTGATGGAGAAGTCAGCAGCCTACGACATTCTTGTTATTAGCGACAGCGATGTGCGCGTGACTTCAGATTATCTGCGGGCCGTCGCCCTGCCATTTGCTGATGGGAAAGTTGGTGGCATGTGTTGTCTGTATCGCGGTATCGCTGCGGGCGGAGGGTTGTGGGCGCGGCTTGAGGCCGTGGGCATGAGCGTGGAGATGACGGCGGGCGTGCTGGTGGCGCGGATGATGGAGGGGATGCAGTTTGTGCTCGGTCCGACGATGGCGTTTCGGCGCGATGTAATTCGGCGCATGGGCGGCTTTGAGGTCACGGCGGATTATTGCGCGGATGATTTTGTATTGGGCAACGAGACGCACAGGCTGGGACAGACGGTGGTGCTGAGTCATCACGCTATCGACCACATCGTGATTAACCTCAGCCTGATGTCTTCACTCAAGCACCAGGTGCGGTGGATGAAGTCGACCCGCTTCTCTCGGCCAAAGGGACACTTCGGAACGGCGCTCACATTCAGCATGCCGTTCGGGTTGCTCGGGCTTGCGGCTGGGCTCCTGTTGGGGCAACCGCTGTGGGGCGTTGCGCTGCTGGCCTGGGGCGTGGCCACGCGCCTGGCGCTTTCTATTACGGTCGGGCGCATGGTGGTGCGCGACCCTAGCTGGTTCAATTTGCTGGTGCTGTATCCGATGCGTGATCTGATGGGATTTTTCTTCTGGGCGGCGAGTTACATGGGGAGCCGGATTTTGTGGCGCGGGCGCGTGTTTCAATTATTGCCCGGTGGGAAGATGCGTGCGGCAGAGTAG
- a CDS encoding CHAD domain-containing protein → MASKSMRDRVAAWRRLLERCGIKATRKRVHALRVVTLRLQAELERDRTDLPDASRQAQAILRFSKQAEKLRRALSPVREFDVWIGKLRGLSASLTETGDYVPRSMQETVRGIDRLEERIKKKRNDAEIKLVAQIGKRHSQFVRASEDVDEALSEYVFGEEAGIAGDLVERFRAVKADFSTFNEKNLHEFRKRIKTVRYLAEIHASTDRACAQIATQMKKMQSAIGEWHDWQELGLEARKHRSKGKGLAELLDTVTAEAFENALSTVQMISASILGEDALNAGSLQVEGGKQPAREDQPALGAALDRQLA, encoded by the coding sequence ATGGCATCGAAATCGATGCGCGATCGTGTCGCCGCGTGGCGCCGGTTGCTCGAACGGTGCGGAATCAAAGCGACACGCAAGCGGGTACACGCGCTGCGGGTTGTGACCTTGCGACTGCAAGCTGAGTTGGAGCGCGATCGTACCGATCTTCCTGATGCAAGCCGCCAGGCGCAGGCTATCCTGCGATTTTCAAAGCAGGCAGAAAAGCTAAGGCGGGCCCTAAGCCCCGTCCGCGAATTCGACGTGTGGATTGGAAAGCTGCGCGGGCTTAGTGCATCGCTGACCGAGACAGGAGACTACGTCCCTCGTTCGATGCAGGAGACTGTACGCGGCATCGATCGTCTCGAAGAGAGAATCAAGAAGAAACGCAACGACGCGGAGATCAAGCTGGTCGCCCAGATCGGCAAGCGCCATAGTCAATTTGTTCGTGCAAGTGAAGACGTGGACGAAGCGCTCTCAGAGTACGTCTTTGGTGAAGAAGCAGGCATTGCCGGAGATCTTGTGGAACGATTTCGCGCAGTGAAGGCGGACTTTTCTACATTCAACGAAAAAAACCTCCACGAGTTTCGCAAGCGCATCAAGACGGTAAGGTACCTGGCGGAGATCCACGCGAGCACCGATCGCGCCTGTGCACAAATCGCCACGCAAATGAAGAAGATGCAGTCGGCTATCGGGGAATGGCACGACTGGCAGGAGCTCGGCTTGGAAGCGCGCAAGCATCGTTCCAAAGGCAAAGGGCTCGCGGAACTGCTCGACACAGTCACGGCAGAGGCCTTTGAAAATGCGCTTTCGACGGTGCAGATGATCTCTGCGAGCATTCTCGGCGAGGATGCATTGAATGCTGGTAGCCTGCAGGTCGAAGGCGGCAAGCAGCCGGCACGAGAGGACCAGCCGGCGCTTGGAGCGGCACTGGACAGACAACTCGCTTGA
- a CDS encoding GNAT family N-acetyltransferase, which translates to MKLSIRPLTPDLWPALEDLFGERGACNGCWCMYWRIGSAYLKQASEINRKKFRAIVNHGPPPGLIAFEDELAVGWCQLTPREALAWLDRSWVRVDDVQVWSISCFYIRKGYRRRGITGALIDASVKTARAAGAAALEAYPLDRTLSPSSTGTGFVSTFKRAGFKVVAHRTAPRPIMRFDLRKGKSV; encoded by the coding sequence ATGAAGCTGAGCATACGTCCACTCACTCCTGATCTCTGGCCCGCGCTTGAGGACTTGTTTGGCGAGCGAGGCGCCTGCAATGGTTGCTGGTGCATGTACTGGCGAATTGGCAGCGCTTATCTCAAACAAGCGAGCGAAATCAACAGGAAGAAGTTTCGCGCGATTGTGAACCACGGGCCGCCGCCGGGATTGATCGCTTTCGAAGATGAATTGGCTGTTGGTTGGTGTCAGCTTACTCCACGCGAGGCTTTGGCGTGGCTGGATCGATCGTGGGTTCGGGTGGACGATGTCCAGGTCTGGTCGATCTCCTGCTTCTATATCCGCAAGGGCTACCGAAGGCGCGGGATAACTGGGGCGCTGATCGACGCCTCGGTGAAGACTGCACGAGCTGCAGGAGCAGCGGCACTCGAGGCTTATCCACTGGATCGGACTTTGTCGCCCAGTTCAACGGGGACCGGGTTTGTCTCGACGTTTAAGCGTGCCGGATTTAAAGTGGTGGCGCATCGCACTGCGCCTCGGCCGATTATGCGGTTCGATTTGAGGAAAGGTAAGAGCGTTTGA
- a CDS encoding J domain-containing protein: MATTQNKDYYATLGVKKTATPEEIRKAFRKAARKYHPDVNPNDKKAEEKFKEISEANDVLSDEKKRKVYDQLGFYSDQIDPAQAEAYARQQRDGGGVPVDFGGFDFSGFQGGGHPGSQAGAGSSTWGSFKDIFSGIFTGAQQQQQRPRGPQAGTDLEYQATIDFWSAIRGGQARIQVTRQETCPTCHGMAQSGGQMTCPECSGTGQVTQMGGRMKFNIPCPRCGGSGRVTSDCQTCHGEGTVTRTETVEFRIKAGTRDGQRIRLQGKGNAGVNGGAPGDLYVIVRTGTHPVFTRVGDDIQLTVPVTIAEASLGSKIEVPTIDGRAQLKIPPGTQNGQKLRLRERGVESASHPGQRGDQIVTIEVVVPHLQDERSREIMRELAKLNSQDPRVSLFEKI; encoded by the coding sequence ATGGCCACAACCCAAAACAAAGATTATTACGCGACGCTAGGCGTCAAGAAGACAGCAACGCCAGAGGAGATTCGGAAGGCGTTCCGCAAAGCCGCGCGCAAATACCATCCTGACGTCAATCCCAACGATAAAAAGGCTGAGGAGAAATTCAAGGAAATCTCTGAAGCTAACGATGTATTGAGCGATGAGAAGAAGCGGAAGGTCTACGACCAGCTTGGCTTCTACTCTGACCAGATCGATCCGGCGCAGGCTGAGGCTTATGCGCGTCAGCAGCGCGATGGCGGCGGCGTTCCGGTGGATTTTGGTGGTTTCGATTTCTCAGGATTCCAGGGAGGTGGGCACCCGGGATCGCAAGCTGGGGCTGGTTCATCAACGTGGGGCAGTTTCAAAGATATTTTCTCCGGCATCTTTACGGGTGCGCAACAGCAACAGCAGCGGCCGCGTGGTCCCCAGGCAGGCACTGATCTTGAATACCAGGCGACGATTGATTTCTGGTCGGCCATCCGGGGTGGGCAGGCGCGCATTCAGGTGACTCGCCAGGAGACTTGCCCCACATGTCATGGTATGGCGCAGTCGGGCGGACAAATGACCTGTCCCGAGTGCAGCGGCACGGGCCAGGTAACGCAGATGGGCGGGCGCATGAAGTTCAATATTCCCTGCCCGCGCTGCGGGGGAAGCGGTCGTGTGACGAGCGATTGCCAAACGTGCCACGGAGAGGGCACGGTTACGCGCACGGAAACCGTGGAGTTTCGCATCAAGGCAGGGACGCGGGACGGACAGCGAATTCGGCTGCAGGGAAAAGGCAATGCGGGAGTCAATGGCGGCGCGCCGGGAGACCTGTACGTTATTGTCCGAACCGGAACTCATCCTGTGTTCACGCGCGTTGGGGACGATATCCAGTTGACGGTGCCGGTGACCATCGCGGAGGCATCGCTGGGCTCGAAGATTGAGGTGCCTACGATTGATGGACGCGCGCAATTGAAAATTCCGCCCGGCACGCAGAATGGGCAGAAGCTGCGGTTGCGCGAACGCGGCGTCGAGAGTGCATCCCATCCGGGGCAACGTGGCGATCAAATTGTGACCATCGAGGTGGTGGTGCCACATCTACAAGACGAACGCAGCCGCGAGATCATGCGTGAACTGGCGAAGTTGAATAGTCAAGATCCGCGGGTTTCATTGTTTGAGAAGATTTGA
- a CDS encoding helix-turn-helix transcriptional regulator: MAAKRKSKGAYMISAVAEMYEIHPQTLRLYEREGLLKPSRTEGNTRLYTDEDLERLEFILNLARDLGVNIAGIAIILQMRERMEEMNRQMQSFVEYVRSEMLTRFQQGAPNAGAIVPLRKPTVVIKPAPGRKL, translated from the coding sequence ATGGCGGCGAAGCGAAAATCCAAAGGCGCATACATGATCTCGGCGGTGGCCGAGATGTACGAGATTCATCCGCAGACGCTGCGGCTCTACGAGCGGGAAGGACTGCTGAAGCCTTCGCGCACGGAGGGCAATACGCGGCTCTACACGGATGAGGACCTGGAGCGACTGGAGTTCATCCTGAACCTGGCGCGCGATCTGGGCGTAAATATTGCGGGAATCGCGATCATTCTGCAGATGCGCGAGCGCATGGAAGAGATGAACCGGCAGATGCAGAGCTTTGTGGAGTATGTGCGCTCGGAGATGTTGACGCGATTCCAACAGGGTGCGCCTAATGCAGGCGCGATTGTGCCGCTCCGGAAGCCGACTGTGGTGATCAAGCCGGCACCCGGGCGAAAGCTGTAA
- a CDS encoding Ppx/GppA phosphatase family protein codes for MPTFAAIDIGSNSCRLKIAKVVAHKLRTLHEDREVTRLGASVFASGLVSPEAMAATLRALKRFQRAVQSHGVDEIRVVATSAMRDARNSAAFHAWVKAETGWNMEIISGLEEGRLIHHGIVTGEPGTSGKVLLIDLGGGSCEITLSEHKRIKDTISVPLGAVRLTEEFLSVDPAPPEELARMRRLIARELRRAHRRIQPGRVPMVIATSGTAAALAEACAAAIAKSGKSSKSAKRSARSAGHAAIAPAALVRKLAAKVARMNLPEREAVAGIGPRRAEIIIAGAQVFAELLESFNLPGFRYSPLGLRDGILAQMLAAQDDRTAAHKQFEIERWESVVATAQRYGVDMRHAEPVRAHAVQLFRELQALHRLPAEYEDWLSAAAVLRDTGKFINHQGHHRHTQYIVSMSEIYGYTQVQRTVVSAIARYQGKSRPQPDDRALRNIPAVEHKNVEKAVVLLRLAVALNQDRASDVLDVVARVYPKRVYLELKPGRTGAELELWSLRKEADYFREVFERELFATLA; via the coding sequence ATGCCCACGTTTGCAGCTATTGATATCGGTTCCAACTCATGCCGGTTGAAGATTGCGAAGGTGGTCGCTCATAAGCTGCGCACTTTGCACGAAGATCGTGAAGTGACGCGGCTGGGCGCGAGCGTGTTTGCCTCGGGGCTGGTATCGCCTGAGGCAATGGCGGCGACGCTGCGTGCGCTCAAGCGCTTTCAACGCGCGGTGCAGTCGCATGGTGTCGACGAGATTCGGGTGGTTGCTACCTCGGCGATGCGCGATGCGCGCAATTCCGCGGCGTTTCATGCATGGGTGAAGGCTGAAACCGGCTGGAATATGGAGATCATCTCGGGTCTTGAAGAAGGCCGGCTGATTCATCACGGTATCGTTACCGGCGAGCCGGGCACTAGCGGCAAGGTTCTGCTGATCGATCTCGGCGGCGGCAGCTGCGAGATCACTTTGTCTGAGCACAAACGGATCAAGGACACGATCAGTGTTCCTCTTGGCGCAGTTCGTCTAACAGAGGAGTTTCTTTCGGTTGATCCGGCACCGCCGGAAGAACTAGCGCGGATGCGTCGGCTGATCGCGCGGGAATTGCGGCGGGCGCACCGGCGAATTCAACCGGGACGTGTGCCGATGGTGATCGCAACCTCAGGTACAGCGGCCGCTTTGGCAGAGGCCTGTGCTGCGGCGATTGCGAAATCGGGCAAGTCATCCAAATCGGCAAAGCGGTCTGCGCGTAGTGCCGGGCACGCAGCGATTGCTCCTGCGGCGCTGGTGAGGAAACTGGCCGCAAAGGTGGCGCGCATGAATCTACCGGAACGCGAGGCGGTTGCGGGAATAGGTCCGAGGCGTGCGGAGATTATCATTGCTGGAGCGCAGGTGTTTGCAGAGTTGCTGGAGAGCTTTAATTTGCCGGGTTTCCGATATTCCCCGTTGGGACTACGCGACGGGATTCTGGCGCAGATGCTGGCGGCGCAGGATGACCGCACGGCGGCTCACAAGCAATTCGAGATTGAGCGCTGGGAGTCAGTGGTTGCCACGGCTCAGCGTTACGGGGTGGATATGCGCCATGCCGAGCCTGTGCGTGCGCATGCTGTTCAACTTTTCCGAGAATTACAAGCCCTGCACCGGCTTCCGGCGGAATATGAAGACTGGCTCTCGGCGGCTGCGGTGTTACGCGATACCGGCAAATTCATCAATCACCAGGGGCATCACCGTCATACGCAATACATCGTGTCGATGTCAGAGATCTACGGGTACACGCAGGTGCAACGCACCGTCGTTTCTGCCATTGCACGTTACCAGGGGAAGAGCAGGCCGCAACCCGACGATAGGGCGCTGCGGAATATTCCTGCGGTAGAGCATAAGAATGTGGAGAAGGCAGTAGTGTTGCTGCGGCTGGCGGTTGCGCTGAACCAGGATCGAGCGAGCGACGTGCTCGATGTGGTTGCCCGGGTCTATCCCAAGCGCGTGTATCTTGAGTTGAAGCCAGGACGGACGGGGGCGGAACTGGAACTTTGGTCGCTGCGCAAAGAAGCGGACTATTTCCGGGAAGTCTTTGAACGCGAACTCTTCGCGACACTGGCGTAG
- a CDS encoding cytochrome c has product MTATTRRFFGIFCLMMFASLLLCAAANSHWDRVPSKDHIRTNPLATHPESVPAGALVYKDHCAQCHRSDAMGDGRKKPALRSEHIRSATDGDLEWFLREGDLRHGMPSWSSLPEAQRWQLVSYLRSIQ; this is encoded by the coding sequence ATGACCGCGACGACTCGGAGATTCTTCGGCATTTTCTGTCTCATGATGTTCGCAAGTCTGCTTCTCTGCGCGGCAGCCAATTCTCACTGGGACCGCGTACCAAGCAAGGACCACATCCGCACAAACCCGCTTGCCACGCATCCTGAATCGGTGCCCGCCGGCGCTCTCGTATACAAAGACCACTGCGCCCAATGTCACCGATCCGATGCCATGGGAGACGGCCGCAAAAAACCAGCCCTCCGCAGCGAACACATAAGGTCCGCAACAGACGGTGATCTTGAGTGGTTCCTTCGCGAGGGAGACCTCCGCCACGGCATGCCGTCCTGGTCGAGTCTTCCTGAAGCACAGCGATGGCAGTTAGTATCCTACCTGCGCTCGATTCAGTAG
- a CDS encoding glycosyltransferase family 39 protein has translation MANAENTQIRPVQAPSNLVAWALLAAIFLAVQFASLFTPPLLDDVDASHAQVAQHMIESGDWVTMKLNGIRYLEKPPLPYWLDAAGYWIFGQNVFATHLPNALALLGLAWLSWLWASRGWGRRAGLYAALGVLTSIGPFLFTRFAIPEALLSFLLLYALWNFITGLESRHTIRFYGMWAALALATLTKGLIAPVFFAAAAIPLLMLSGQWRRWRELKPFTGLLLFFAVAAPWHILCGLANPDQGHPVGNHPTPGNVHGFWYFYFINEHVLRFLGGRFPNDYNKMPFAVYWLAHLAWLFPWSLFLPALLVVAWKTRHVWMQHLDRDSGDTVDFYLDHAAREDAASFVARLKFRIRSTWLLALFAGFTLIFFAISTNQEYYTFPAWTPLLILIAGLLANMEERRGPEGQKPLLSQKWLSGAQAVFSIAGVLAAIALGSGLWQSRNLPFVSDIGTLLAHRDVGGYTLSMSHFFDLTGPSFAALRLPAAIAAIALLFGPTLGWMFRIRARHLAATVSIALTAAVFLVAAHIAFARFEPMLSSRQLADTIIAKGSPSDSFIIYGDQSDASSVVFYTHNFLHKPAFIVMEPCSPYGHGSSLVWGSCYPDAPKIFLSDDQLSKEWGTGERKWLFAQDTNQPKAEQLLSGRLIPVQSIADKALWTDRPLK, from the coding sequence ATGGCAAACGCAGAAAACACGCAAATTCGCCCAGTTCAGGCTCCTTCGAATCTTGTTGCCTGGGCGCTTTTGGCAGCGATCTTTCTCGCCGTGCAGTTTGCCTCGCTCTTTACCCCGCCATTGCTCGATGACGTCGATGCCTCGCACGCCCAGGTAGCCCAGCACATGATCGAGAGTGGCGACTGGGTCACCATGAAGCTCAACGGCATTCGCTACCTTGAAAAGCCGCCGCTTCCTTACTGGCTTGACGCCGCGGGTTATTGGATCTTCGGCCAAAACGTATTCGCCACTCATCTGCCCAACGCTCTGGCACTTCTCGGTCTCGCATGGTTGTCGTGGCTGTGGGCCTCACGCGGGTGGGGACGCCGAGCAGGCTTATACGCCGCGCTGGGAGTGCTCACGTCCATAGGGCCATTTCTCTTCACGCGCTTTGCCATTCCTGAAGCACTGCTGAGCTTTCTACTGCTGTATGCACTATGGAATTTCATCACCGGCCTTGAGAGCCGACACACAATCCGCTTTTACGGAATGTGGGCCGCCCTCGCGCTAGCTACCCTCACCAAGGGTTTGATCGCGCCCGTCTTTTTCGCCGCCGCAGCCATCCCTCTCCTCATGCTCAGCGGACAATGGCGCCGCTGGCGCGAATTGAAGCCGTTCACCGGACTGCTCCTCTTTTTCGCCGTCGCGGCTCCGTGGCACATTCTCTGCGGACTCGCGAACCCCGACCAAGGGCACCCCGTCGGCAATCACCCCACGCCCGGAAACGTGCACGGCTTCTGGTACTTCTACTTCATCAACGAACATGTCCTGCGCTTCCTCGGCGGACGCTTTCCGAACGACTACAACAAGATGCCGTTCGCGGTTTACTGGCTTGCGCATCTCGCATGGCTCTTTCCGTGGAGTTTATTTCTGCCCGCACTCCTCGTTGTCGCATGGAAGACACGTCACGTCTGGATGCAGCACCTCGATCGCGACTCCGGCGACACCGTGGACTTTTATCTCGATCACGCCGCCCGCGAAGACGCTGCCAGTTTTGTGGCACGCCTCAAGTTCCGCATACGTTCCACCTGGCTACTTGCGCTCTTCGCCGGTTTCACACTGATCTTCTTCGCGATCTCCACCAATCAGGAGTACTACACCTTCCCCGCGTGGACCCCGCTTCTCATTCTGATCGCAGGCCTGCTGGCAAACATGGAGGAACGCCGCGGCCCTGAAGGCCAAAAACCGCTGCTCTCACAAAAATGGCTCAGCGGCGCGCAAGCCGTCTTCTCCATTGCTGGAGTATTGGCCGCCATTGCGCTGGGCTCGGGCCTCTGGCAATCGCGGAACCTGCCCTTCGTCTCCGACATCGGCACGCTCCTCGCACATCGCGATGTAGGCGGATACACGCTCTCGATGTCGCACTTCTTCGACCTTACCGGGCCATCCTTCGCTGCGCTGCGTCTTCCCGCAGCCATCGCCGCCATCGCATTACTCTTCGGACCGACCCTGGGATGGATGTTCCGCATACGCGCAAGACATCTCGCAGCAACCGTCAGCATCGCTCTCACTGCAGCAGTATTTCTCGTCGCGGCACATATCGCCTTTGCGCGTTTCGAACCGATGCTCAGTTCGCGGCAACTGGCTGACACTATCATCGCCAAAGGCTCGCCGTCCGATTCGTTCATCATTTACGGAGATCAATCAGACGCGTCTTCCGTCGTCTTCTACACCCACAACTTCCTGCACAAGCCGGCCTTCATCGTGATGGAACCCTGTTCCCCGTACGGCCACGGATCATCGCTTGTATGGGGCTCGTGCTACCCCGACGCTCCAAAAATCTTCCTAAGCGATGACCAGCTTTCGAAGGAATGGGGAACCGGCGAACGCAAGTGGCTCTTCGCACAAGACACGAACCAGCCCAAAGCAGAGCAGCTTCTCTCCGGCCGCCTCATCCCAGTCCAATCCATAGCCGACAAAGCCCTCTGGACCGATCGCCCGCTCAAATAA
- the dnaK gene encoding molecular chaperone DnaK, with product MAKIIGIDLGTTNSCVAVLEGGEPKVIANEEGARTTPSIVAFSKSGERLVGQVAKRQAITNPENTIFSIKRFMGRRYNEVTDEMKMVPYKVVQQGDHLAVVAQGKEYTPPEISAMILQKLKKSAEAYLGETVTEAVITVPAYFNDAQRQATKDAGKIAGLDVKRIVNEPTAAALAYGLDKKKDETIAVYDFGGGTFDISILEVGEGVIEVKSTNGDTHLGGDNLDQRIVEWLIAEFKQEEGLDLASKGNEMALQRLKDAAEKAKIELSTTVETEINLPFITADATGPKHLVRKLTRAKLEQLVSDLLERSLEPCKKAMTDAGVKASDIDEVVLVGGQTRMPKIQELVKGLFGKEPHRGVNPDEVVAVGAAVQAGVLAGEVKDLLLLDVTPLTLSIETLGGVATPMIPRNTTIPTKKTETFSTAADSQTEVEVHVLQGERPMAGQNRTLGKFKLAGIPPAPRGIPQIEVTFDIDANGILNVNAKDNATGKDTRITITSSSGLSKDEVERMAKDAEAHAAEDKEKREEIEARNQLDGLVYNIEKMLKDSGEKVQAADKTEVEAALAEAKKTLEGSPSAADLRASHDKLTQASHKLAEVLYKANAAAAQGAPTAQADGTPGTEQKKDEGVIDAEYVDVEDKK from the coding sequence ATGGCAAAAATCATTGGAATCGACCTAGGTACGACCAACTCATGCGTCGCCGTTCTTGAGGGCGGCGAGCCGAAAGTCATTGCGAATGAGGAGGGTGCACGAACGACCCCCTCGATCGTTGCATTCTCGAAGAGCGGAGAACGCCTCGTGGGCCAAGTGGCCAAGCGCCAGGCCATCACCAATCCCGAGAACACCATTTTCTCGATCAAGCGCTTCATGGGCCGTCGCTACAACGAAGTGACAGACGAGATGAAGATGGTTCCCTATAAGGTGGTTCAGCAGGGTGACCATCTGGCGGTTGTAGCGCAAGGCAAGGAATACACCCCGCCCGAGATTTCGGCGATGATTCTGCAGAAGTTGAAGAAGAGCGCGGAAGCCTATCTGGGCGAAACGGTTACCGAGGCTGTAATCACGGTTCCCGCCTACTTTAACGATGCCCAGCGGCAGGCAACGAAGGATGCGGGCAAAATCGCCGGTCTGGATGTTAAGCGCATTGTGAACGAGCCGACGGCCGCCGCTCTGGCGTACGGGCTCGACAAGAAAAAAGACGAGACGATCGCCGTGTATGACTTTGGCGGCGGCACATTCGATATTTCGATTCTGGAAGTGGGCGAAGGCGTCATCGAGGTGAAATCGACCAATGGCGATACGCACTTGGGCGGCGACAACCTCGATCAGCGGATTGTGGAATGGCTGATTGCCGAGTTCAAGCAGGAAGAGGGGCTTGACTTGGCGTCGAAAGGCAATGAGATGGCTTTGCAGCGTTTGAAGGACGCGGCAGAAAAGGCCAAGATTGAGCTTTCGACGACAGTGGAGACCGAGATCAACCTGCCGTTTATCACGGCTGACGCAACCGGACCGAAGCACCTGGTGCGGAAGCTGACGCGCGCGAAGCTGGAACAGCTGGTTTCTGACCTTCTGGAGCGTTCGCTCGAGCCGTGCAAGAAGGCGATGACCGATGCTGGCGTGAAAGCAAGCGACATCGATGAAGTGGTGCTGGTCGGCGGTCAGACGCGTATGCCGAAGATCCAGGAGCTGGTAAAGGGCCTGTTCGGCAAAGAGCCGCATCGCGGCGTGAATCCGGACGAGGTGGTTGCGGTAGGTGCGGCTGTACAGGCGGGAGTGCTGGCAGGCGAAGTGAAAGATCTGCTGTTGCTGGACGTGACACCGTTGACGCTCTCGATTGAGACGCTGGGTGGCGTTGCGACGCCGATGATTCCGCGCAACACGACGATTCCGACGAAGAAGACAGAGACGTTTTCGACGGCGGCTGATTCGCAGACTGAGGTTGAAGTGCACGTGTTGCAGGGCGAGCGGCCGATGGCGGGACAGAACCGTACGCTTGGCAAGTTCAAGCTGGCGGGAATTCCTCCGGCGCCGCGTGGCATTCCGCAGATCGAGGTCACGTTTGACATCGATGCGAACGGCATTCTGAACGTGAATGCCAAGGACAATGCGACGGGCAAAGACACACGCATCACCATCACTTCGAGCTCTGGTCTCAGCAAGGATGAGGTGGAGCGCATGGCCAAGGACGCGGAGGCGCATGCAGCGGAGGACAAGGAGAAGCGCGAGGAGATCGAAGCGCGCAACCAACTCGACGGGCTGGTCTACAACATCGAGAAGATGTTGAAGGATTCCGGCGAGAAGGTGCAGGCTGCCGATAAGACCGAGGTGGAAGCTGCATTGGCTGAAGCCAAGAAGACGCTGGAAGGTTCTCCGAGTGCGGCGGATCTACGCGCCTCTCACGACAAGCTGACCCAGGCAAGCCACAAGTTGGCCGAGGTGCTCTACAAGGCCAATGCAGCGGCGGCCCAAGGTGCTCCGACGGCGCAGGCCGACGGCACGCCAGGGACTGAGCAGAAAAAGGACGAAGGCGTGATCGATGCTGAGTACGTGGACGTGGAAGACAAGAAATAG
- a CDS encoding alpha/beta hydrolase: MLGPASMLLRTGYAVLLPDARAHGSSGGRFGTYGVLEADDIRRWFDWLRVNESPHCIDGLGDSMGGAELLRSLDAEEGFCAVVAESAYATFREAAYDRLGQQFSTGPWLGRTLLRPALEFGIIYARLRYEVDLRKADPASAVAATHVPVLLIHGLADTNLPPRHSEMIKARNPNVVLWEPAGADHCEASSVAPAEYERRVIGWFGGRDSQ; encoded by the coding sequence ATGTTGGGGCCTGCCTCCATGCTGTTGCGTACTGGCTATGCCGTGTTGCTGCCTGATGCGCGCGCACATGGGTCGAGCGGTGGCCGTTTTGGCACATACGGTGTTCTCGAGGCAGACGATATTCGCCGCTGGTTCGACTGGCTGAGGGTGAATGAATCTCCGCATTGCATTGACGGCCTGGGAGACTCCATGGGGGGAGCCGAATTATTGCGGTCTCTGGATGCAGAGGAAGGCTTTTGCGCGGTAGTAGCCGAGAGCGCCTACGCTACTTTTCGTGAGGCAGCGTACGACCGTCTCGGACAGCAATTTTCGACGGGGCCCTGGCTAGGGCGCACATTATTGAGGCCTGCGCTGGAGTTTGGAATTATTTATGCTCGCCTTCGATATGAAGTCGATTTAAGGAAAGCAGATCCAGCAAGCGCGGTTGCAGCAACGCACGTTCCGGTGTTGCTGATTCACGGATTAGCCGACACGAATCTTCCGCCGCGCCACTCTGAAATGATCAAGGCGCGAAATCCGAACGTAGTGCTGTGGGAGCCTGCTGGTGCGGACCATTGCGAAGCGTCGAGCGTTGCGCCTGCCGAGTATGAACGGCGTGTGATCGGCTGGTTTGGTGGGCGTGACTCTCAGTAA